In candidate division KSB1 bacterium, the genomic stretch ACTGGCCGTTGTGAGCAGAGAGTGGTGTGGCCGGCAACCGCAAACCATCCGCTGCAAATTTGCGTGCCATCCGGACCGGGCACCGGATGGTGACCGCGGGCACGCTCTCCCTGCTGCGGATGGTTTTCCGCCGGTCGCCTCAACAACCCGCCCGGGCTTTTTTCTTCTGGGCGGGAGGCAGCGAGACTTTGGGCCGCGCGCCGGCGGTGGAATCACGCGGGGCCGGTGCCATGCCGCCGCCGCCGAAATAGCCGGCAGCGCCCTTGCGAAATTCGTATTTGAGAATCTCGGCATCAGCCACGGCCTCGCCCGGCGGTGCGGGGTTCAAGATGGCTTCCGTCCAATAATTCAATCCTCCCAGCAGGACGTAGGTGGTGATTCCCAGCTGTTTGAGCAAGACCCACGCCTGCGCGGCATGCGTCCCGCCGTTGGAATAAAGCACCACCGTTTTGTCACCTGACATCTGCTGCAGTGCCTCGGCTTCGAACAGTCGGAGGAAGGGAATATGCACCGCGCCGGGGATGTGATACTGCGCGTAGTCCTCCGCCGGGCGTATGTCCACCACCAGCAAATCCGGTTTTTTGTCGATCAGCCAGGCGGCGAGCTCTTCCGCGGTGAGATGATCCTGTTCATTGATGATTGCCTCAGCCAACTGCTGCGGCGAGACCGCAGTGGCGGTGCGCAAACCCGCAGGTGAGAGCGCCAGCAGACC encodes the following:
- a CDS encoding rhodanese-like domain-containing protein, whose protein sequence is MNWHTLLDRRFGAALLIILGGLLALSPAGLRTATAVSPQQLAEAIINEQDHLTAEELAAWLIDKKPDLLVVDIRPAEDYAQYHIPGAVHIPFLRLFEAEALQQMSGDKTVVLYSNGGTHAAQAWVLLKQLGITTYVLLGGLNYWTEAILNPAPPGEAVADAEILKYEFRKGAAGYFGGGGMAPAPRDSTAGARPKVSLPPAQKKKARAGC